In a single window of the Phycisphaerae bacterium genome:
- a CDS encoding TM0996/MTH895 family glutaredoxin-like protein has protein sequence MKIEVLGTGCSKCNLLESTTRRVADRLGLEYTLEHVKDIRKITDYGVMMTPALAINGQVRVTGKVPSESELERLLTA, from the coding sequence ATGAAGATCGAAGTTCTCGGCACGGGTTGTTCCAAATGCAACCTGCTCGAAAGCACTACCAGGAGAGTCGCCGATAGGCTCGGACTCGAATACACGCTCGAGCATGTAAAGGACATCCGCAAGATCACGGACTACGGCGTGATGATGACGCCGGCGCTCGCGATTAACGGCCAAGTCAGGGTCACCGGTAAAGTCCCCAGCGAATCGGAACTTGAGAGGCTCCTCACCGCATAA
- a CDS encoding permease encodes MVAVFLSAYMLPFEVLPVAGKAGASAREALLMLQDYARHHVLLCLVPALFIAGAIACFVSQAAVMKYFGARAHKVVAYSVAAVSGTILAACSCTILPLFAGIYKRGAGLGPATAFLYSGPAINVLAIILTARVLGWELGVARALGAIIFSVIIGLTMHVIYRREEAARDTEGGFFVGNDDHERPMWQTILYFVAMIGILVFANWKALDPTGIGAAIASAKWIITGALLLGLLFMLGAWFAKDELKSWVASTWTFAKQILPLLFVGVLVAGLLLGRPGHPALIPERWIAGLVGGNSVWSNLFASLAGALMYFATLTEVPILQGLLGAGMGKGPALALLLAGPALSLPSMLVIRSVMGTRKTLVYVALVVILSTVAGMTYGSIAA; translated from the coding sequence ATGGTTGCGGTCTTCCTATCGGCCTACATGCTGCCGTTTGAAGTCCTTCCTGTCGCCGGAAAGGCGGGTGCCTCTGCGCGTGAAGCACTGCTCATGTTGCAGGACTATGCGCGGCACCATGTGCTGCTGTGTCTCGTACCTGCGCTGTTCATTGCCGGTGCGATTGCGTGCTTCGTCTCGCAGGCGGCCGTAATGAAGTACTTCGGCGCGCGGGCCCACAAAGTTGTCGCGTACAGCGTGGCGGCGGTTTCGGGGACAATCTTGGCGGCATGCTCTTGCACCATCCTCCCGCTGTTCGCCGGCATCTACAAACGCGGCGCGGGTCTCGGTCCGGCAACGGCGTTCCTTTATTCTGGTCCGGCAATTAACGTCCTCGCGATCATCCTCACGGCGCGGGTGCTTGGCTGGGAACTTGGCGTGGCCCGTGCGCTTGGGGCGATCATCTTCAGCGTCATCATCGGCCTGACCATGCACGTGATCTACCGGAGGGAAGAGGCGGCCCGCGATACTGAGGGCGGTTTCTTCGTGGGCAATGATGACCACGAACGGCCGATGTGGCAGACAATCCTGTACTTCGTCGCGATGATCGGCATCCTCGTGTTCGCGAACTGGAAGGCCCTCGATCCGACCGGCATCGGTGCGGCCATTGCATCGGCCAAGTGGATCATCACGGGCGCACTGTTGCTCGGGCTCCTTTTCATGCTTGGCGCCTGGTTTGCAAAGGACGAACTGAAATCGTGGGTCGCGAGCACATGGACATTCGCCAAGCAGATTCTTCCGCTGCTATTCGTCGGCGTGCTGGTGGCGGGCCTCTTGCTGGGGCGACCGGGGCACCCGGCGTTGATTCCGGAACGATGGATCGCAGGGCTCGTCGGGGGCAACAGCGTGTGGTCCAACCTGTTTGCCTCGCTTGCAGGTGCGTTGATGTACTTTGCGACGCTCACCGAAGTGCCGATTCTCCAGGGACTACTGGGCGCCGGCATGGGCAAGGGACCGGCCTTGGCACTCCTACTGGCCGGGCCGGCACTTTCACTGCCCAGCATGCTTGTGATTCGTTCGGTGATGGGGACGCGGAAGACGCTCGTCTACGTGGCCCTCGTCGTCATTCTGTCGACCGTCGCCGGCATGACGTATGGTTCCATCGCCGCATAG
- a CDS encoding winged helix-turn-helix transcriptional regulator — MKRTPKHPVQRYEARARIAKALAHPARLMMLDVLADREWCVCELTDLTRLDQSTVSKHLSVLKHAGIVTDRKEGTKTFFRLKICCLQGLWECIESVLKDNLKTQQAAIGV, encoded by the coding sequence ATGAAAAGGACGCCCAAGCATCCCGTTCAGCGTTACGAAGCCCGGGCTCGGATCGCCAAGGCCCTGGCCCATCCGGCACGCCTGATGATGCTCGACGTGCTGGCCGATCGCGAGTGGTGTGTCTGCGAGCTTACGGATTTGACCCGGCTGGATCAGTCAACCGTGTCGAAGCACCTGTCCGTTCTCAAGCACGCGGGCATCGTGACAGACCGCAAGGAAGGGACCAAGACGTTTTTCCGACTGAAGATCTGCTGTTTGCAGGGCTTATGGGAGTGTATCGAATCGGTGCTGAAGGACAACCTGAAGACGCAACAGGCGGCGATCGGCGTGTAG